The Methanoculleus thermophilus genome includes a window with the following:
- the surE gene encoding 5'/3'-nucleotidase SurE → MKPKIMLTNDDGITSAGLWAAYDALAPIADVTVVAPATQQSAVGRSISIFEPIRATQVTMNGVPAYSVGGKPTDAVIIGLFALHLNPDLVVSGINIGENLSYESIMTSGTVGAALEASNQGVPSLAFSLQVEDQGDKFDDPSRITDRFSDAKRVVREICEKILSNGFPAKAHVINVNIPTPVRGGYEVTRLAKKLFYTGVEERLDPRGRPYYWIDGPLHEDAEEGTDVHAVQKGNISITPITLDCTAFDATDDLRSIFS, encoded by the coding sequence ATGAAGCCGAAGATTATGCTCACCAATGATGATGGTATCACGTCGGCGGGACTCTGGGCTGCCTACGATGCGCTTGCACCCATCGCTGATGTTACTGTGGTCGCACCTGCTACCCAACAGAGCGCCGTAGGGCGTTCGATCTCCATCTTTGAGCCTATTCGCGCGACGCAAGTGACGATGAACGGCGTGCCGGCGTACTCGGTCGGCGGAAAACCTACCGACGCCGTGATTATCGGGCTCTTTGCATTGCACCTGAACCCGGACCTTGTCGTCAGCGGGATCAACATCGGTGAGAACCTCTCATACGAATCCATCATGACATCGGGCACTGTCGGGGCCGCACTAGAAGCTTCCAACCAGGGAGTTCCATCCCTTGCCTTCTCGCTTCAGGTTGAGGATCAGGGCGACAAGTTTGACGATCCATCAAGGATCACGGACCGGTTCTCTGATGCAAAACGGGTTGTCCGCGAGATCTGCGAGAAGATCCTCTCAAACGGGTTCCCCGCGAAGGCTCACGTCATCAACGTCAATATTCCAACTCCGGTTCGCGGCGGCTACGAGGTAACCCGCCTTGCTAAGAAACTCTTCTACACCGGCGTCGAAGAGCGCCTCGATCCTCGCGGGCGCCCCTACTACTGGATCGACGGACCGCTGCATGAGGATGCGGAAGAGGGGACCGATGTACATGCGGTGCAGAAGGGCAACATCTCCATAACCCCCATCACGCTGGACTGTACGGCCTTCGATGCTACGGACGACCTCCGGAGCATCTTCTCCTGA
- a CDS encoding ATP-grasp domain-containing protein translates to MKAFLAEYSICNDPELAPEGAAMLAAISESFARCGYDVVTPEKADFEGEIRRLAPGCDVGLVIAPDHLLFRYTYLLEQFTHNIGCGSMNAAVCANKQRAAAILSRNGIAVPPDAGEGRRVVKPIMGCGTQGVRLTDEEPGDGEFAQAYIEGEALSVSLVGSRVTGDVCEYYSGNPPLLLAVNRQEIAITDDGRFEYLGGETPVHHERENEIVETAIRAMNVLGCQGYTGVDVIVGDDDIYVVDVNPRPTTSLVGIAAVMEEEIADILVKASHGEAPGEVNLSGRVRFDKGGRINLL, encoded by the coding sequence ATGAAGGCATTTCTTGCCGAGTATTCCATATGCAACGACCCCGAGCTTGCGCCCGAGGGTGCGGCCATGCTCGCCGCAATAAGCGAGAGTTTTGCCCGGTGCGGCTATGATGTGGTGACGCCGGAGAAAGCCGACTTCGAGGGCGAGATCCGGAGGCTTGCCCCGGGATGCGACGTAGGTCTGGTCATTGCCCCCGACCATCTACTCTTTCGGTATACGTATCTTCTTGAGCAGTTCACCCACAACATCGGGTGTGGAAGCATGAATGCGGCTGTCTGCGCAAACAAGCAGCGGGCAGCAGCGATTCTCTCCAGGAACGGGATAGCGGTCCCCCCTGATGCCGGCGAAGGAAGAAGGGTTGTCAAACCGATAATGGGCTGCGGCACTCAGGGAGTAAGACTGACTGATGAGGAACCCGGCGACGGCGAATTTGCTCAGGCGTACATAGAGGGAGAAGCGCTGAGCGTAAGCCTTGTGGGGAGCCGGGTGACCGGTGACGTCTGCGAGTATTACTCAGGCAACCCACCGCTCCTGCTTGCCGTCAACAGGCAGGAGATTGCCATAACTGACGATGGGAGGTTTGAGTACCTCGGCGGCGAGACGCCCGTCCACCACGAACGTGAGAACGAGATCGTCGAGACCGCCATCCGGGCGATGAACGTCCTTGGGTGCCAGGGGTATACCGGGGTCGACGTCATCGTCGGTGATGATGACATCTACGTAGTGGACGTCAATCCCCGGCCCACGACCAGTCTAGTTGGCATCGCGGCCGTAATGGAGGAGGAGATCGCCGATATCCTCGTAAAAGCGTCTCATGGCGAAGCACCCGGAGAAGTTAACCTCTCCGGGAGAGTTCGGTTTGATAAAGGCGGGAGGATCAACCTGCTATGA
- a CDS encoding hydantoinase/oxoprolinase family protein — protein sequence MIGIDVGGANLKVVDDDGVHIHYCPLWQGAPLRELLKEYEGPAAVVMSGELADCFPSKIEGIRWIVGAVQSTVPSAIFYGTDAAFHTQPVPNLAAANWLASADYLREEYPDAVLLDVGSTTADIIPLNDFESLKGLTDTMRLQKQYLVYTGMLRTNIATILSTVTLDGTATPVSTEYFASSADAHLVLGHITPEEYTCPTPDNGAKTTEGALRRLARVVCADLDEIGESGAIQVARQFWEAQRTLIARAVGRALFKSGAEQVITAGIGADLFARELGGITLNGEIGEVADALPAYAVREVASRHRAGD from the coding sequence ATGATCGGCATCGATGTCGGTGGCGCGAACCTCAAGGTCGTCGACGACGACGGCGTGCATATTCACTACTGCCCGCTCTGGCAGGGCGCACCACTCAGAGAGCTTCTCAAAGAGTACGAAGGGCCCGCTGCCGTGGTGATGAGCGGAGAACTCGCAGACTGCTTTCCAAGCAAAATCGAGGGTATTCGATGGATCGTTGGGGCCGTCCAGAGCACTGTCCCCAGCGCCATATTCTACGGCACCGATGCAGCCTTCCATACCCAGCCGGTCCCGAACCTTGCCGCCGCGAACTGGTTGGCTTCGGCTGATTATCTGCGCGAGGAGTATCCCGATGCGGTCCTCCTTGACGTCGGGAGCACCACCGCCGATATCATCCCTCTCAACGACTTCGAGAGCCTCAAAGGGCTGACCGACACCATGCGGCTACAGAAACAGTACCTCGTCTACACCGGCATGCTCCGTACGAATATCGCCACGATCCTCTCCACGGTCACGCTTGACGGGACCGCGACGCCGGTGAGTACCGAGTACTTTGCTTCAAGCGCCGACGCACACCTCGTTCTCGGCCATATCACCCCGGAGGAGTACACCTGCCCGACACCCGATAATGGTGCGAAGACCACAGAGGGTGCGCTCCGCAGGCTTGCCCGGGTTGTCTGCGCGGATCTCGATGAGATCGGGGAATCCGGGGCAATCCAGGTGGCACGGCAGTTCTGGGAAGCCCAGCGGACATTGATCGCTCGCGCAGTGGGGCGTGCGCTCTTCAAGAGTGGAGCCGAGCAGGTGATCACGGCGGGCATTGGGGCAGACCTTTTTGCCCGTGAACTGGGGGGTATCACACTGAACGGGGAGATTGGGGAAGTCGCGGATGCACTGCCGGCGTACGCAGTCAGGGAGGTGGCATCACGGCATCGCGCTGGAGACTGA
- the fdhF gene encoding formate dehydrogenase subunit alpha, with amino-acid sequence MDLKYVQTTCPYCGTGCSFNLVVKDGKVVGTQPYTRSPVNEGRVCPKGTYAHEFVNSPDRLTKPLIKKDGKFVEATWDEAYDLIVQKFKSYKPGETACLASARVSNEENYLMMKFARAVLKTPHIDHCARLCHSSTVAGLAASFGSGAMTNSINDIAESKCLFIIGSNTFEQHPLIGRKIVQAKQNGAKIIYADPRYTPTARQADLYMPFISGTDVAILNGLMQEIIKNGWEDKEFIEKRTKDFEKLKEVVMKEDYSLENVSKISGIPVESLKQTAEWLGTCKPGAILYSMGITQHTVGVDNVRSVANLQMLLGNLGKPGAGVNALRGQNNVQGACDMGALPNVYTGYQKVTDEATRKKFIEAWGVDDIAEGKVGYTVTELINVLADKPGEIKGLYIMGENPMLSDPDLHHVEKGLKNAEFIVVQDIFMTETAELADVVLPAACFAERDGTQTSTERRVQRWRKAQNPPGEAKEDWQIICELAARMGYEKQFSFKSPEEIFNEIAAVTPSYHGMSYARLEKPEALHWPCPSEDHPGTPILHREKFATPDGLGIFAPIEWKPPAEVPDEEYPFVLTTGRILWHWHTGSMTRRSVTLDNEVPTGWIEINPEDAKALGIQNKEIVRATTRRGSVDVPAKVTPDIMKGVMFMPFHFAECAANVLTNNALDPIAKIPEFKACAVKVEKITKEA; translated from the coding sequence ATGGATCTCAAGTATGTACAGACAACGTGCCCGTACTGTGGTACCGGGTGCAGTTTCAACCTCGTCGTGAAGGACGGGAAGGTTGTCGGCACACAGCCTTACACCCGCTCTCCAGTCAACGAGGGAAGGGTCTGCCCCAAAGGGACTTATGCTCATGAGTTCGTAAACAGCCCGGACCGTCTCACAAAGCCGCTCATCAAGAAGGACGGCAAGTTCGTCGAGGCGACCTGGGACGAGGCATACGACCTGATCGTACAGAAGTTCAAGTCCTACAAGCCCGGTGAGACCGCCTGCCTCGCATCAGCCCGTGTCTCTAACGAAGAGAACTACCTGATGATGAAGTTCGCCCGGGCCGTCCTCAAGACTCCGCACATCGACCACTGCGCCCGGCTCTGCCACTCGTCCACCGTCGCCGGTCTTGCCGCCTCGTTCGGCTCCGGTGCGATGACCAACTCGATCAACGATATCGCCGAGTCGAAGTGCCTCTTCATCATCGGGTCCAACACCTTCGAGCAGCACCCGCTCATCGGCCGCAAGATTGTCCAGGCAAAGCAGAACGGCGCAAAGATCATCTACGCCGACCCGCGCTACACCCCGACCGCCCGGCAGGCCGATCTCTACATGCCGTTCATCTCCGGGACCGATGTCGCTATCCTGAACGGTCTCATGCAGGAGATCATCAAGAACGGCTGGGAAGACAAGGAATTCATCGAGAAGAGGACGAAAGACTTCGAGAAACTCAAGGAAGTCGTCATGAAGGAGGACTACAGCCTTGAGAACGTCTCGAAGATCTCCGGCATCCCCGTCGAGAGCCTCAAGCAGACCGCAGAGTGGCTCGGCACCTGTAAGCCCGGCGCAATCCTCTACTCGATGGGCATCACCCAGCACACCGTCGGCGTCGACAACGTCCGGTCGGTCGCGAACCTCCAGATGCTGCTCGGCAACCTGGGCAAGCCCGGCGCCGGCGTGAACGCACTCCGCGGCCAGAACAACGTCCAGGGCGCCTGCGACATGGGAGCCCTCCCGAACGTCTACACCGGCTACCAGAAGGTCACCGACGAAGCGACCCGCAAGAAGTTCATCGAGGCATGGGGCGTCGACGATATTGCCGAGGGCAAGGTCGGCTACACGGTCACCGAACTGATCAACGTCCTCGCCGACAAGCCCGGCGAGATCAAGGGGCTCTACATCATGGGCGAGAACCCGATGCTCTCCGACCCCGACCTTCATCACGTCGAGAAGGGCCTCAAGAACGCCGAGTTCATCGTCGTTCAGGATATCTTCATGACCGAGACCGCCGAACTCGCCGACGTCGTTCTCCCCGCCGCCTGCTTTGCTGAGCGCGACGGCACCCAGACCAGCACCGAGCGGCGCGTCCAGCGCTGGAGAAAGGCCCAGAACCCGCCCGGTGAGGCGAAGGAAGACTGGCAGATCATCTGCGAACTCGCCGCAAGGATGGGCTACGAGAAACAGTTCTCGTTCAAGAGCCCCGAGGAGATCTTCAACGAGATCGCCGCGGTCACGCCGTCCTATCACGGCATGTCCTACGCCCGCCTCGAGAAGCCTGAAGCTCTCCACTGGCCCTGCCCATCCGAGGACCACCCTGGAACGCCCATCCTGCACCGCGAGAAGTTCGCCACCCCCGACGGTCTCGGCATCTTCGCGCCAATCGAGTGGAAACCGCCGGCGGAGGTCCCCGACGAGGAGTACCCGTTCGTGCTCACAACCGGCCGTATCCTCTGGCACTGGCACACCGGCAGCATGACCCGCCGGTCTGTAACGCTCGATAACGAGGTCCCCACGGGCTGGATCGAGATCAACCCCGAAGACGCAAAGGCGCTCGGCATACAGAACAAAGAGATCGTTCGCGCAACGACCCGCCGTGGCTCGGTCGACGTCCCCGCAAAGGTGACCCCTGACATCATGAAGGGCGTCATGTTCATGCCGTTCCACTTCGCCGAGTGCGCAGCGAACGTCCTGACGAACAACGCTCTCGACCCGATCGCAAAGATCCCGGAGTTCAAGGCCTGTGCCGTGAAGGTCGAGAAGATCACAAAGGAGGCCTGA
- a CDS encoding Coenzyme F420 hydrogenase/dehydrogenase, beta subunit C-terminal domain: protein MAAKGDMFYAWAADAVCQERGECGGAITALLTHALKSGMVDAVLAVKKGQDIYDAVPTLITDPAEIAETAGSLHCGTLLLSKLVKKYLDGAENMKIAVTVKGCDAMGLYELAKRNQVNLDNILMIGVNCGGSVSPVAARKMIAEKFGVNPDDVVKEEIDKGQFIIVTKDGQHKGISIDELEEEGFGRRSNCRRCKMKIPRQADLACGNWGVIGDKAGKATFVEVCSEKGANLLDAAVKAGAVKTEAPNPKGIEIRGKVESAMLKLGDKWRARYFEELGEGKDRLKKIMDETSRCIKCYQCIENCPICYCVECSTKKSYLVEPGQVPPPFMFHLIRYAHISDSCINCGQCEEHCAMDIPNALFMHALQVDLQEMFGHTPGVDMELPVLALVEEQAERKRLADTGSDQIFNIFG from the coding sequence ATGGCAGCAAAAGGCGACATGTTCTACGCATGGGCAGCCGACGCCGTCTGCCAGGAGAGGGGCGAGTGCGGTGGAGCGATCACCGCTCTGCTGACGCACGCCCTTAAATCCGGCATGGTGGACGCAGTCCTTGCAGTCAAGAAGGGACAGGATATTTATGACGCCGTCCCCACACTCATCACCGACCCCGCAGAGATCGCAGAGACGGCAGGATCCCTCCACTGTGGTACGCTCCTGCTCTCGAAACTTGTCAAGAAGTACCTCGACGGCGCCGAGAATATGAAGATCGCCGTCACGGTCAAGGGCTGCGACGCGATGGGTCTTTACGAACTTGCGAAGCGCAACCAGGTCAACCTGGACAACATCCTGATGATCGGCGTCAACTGTGGTGGTTCGGTCAGCCCCGTCGCCGCCCGGAAGATGATCGCCGAGAAGTTCGGCGTTAACCCCGACGACGTCGTCAAGGAAGAGATCGACAAGGGCCAGTTCATCATCGTCACGAAGGACGGTCAGCACAAGGGCATCTCGATCGACGAACTCGAGGAAGAAGGGTTCGGCCGCCGCAGCAACTGCCGCCGCTGCAAGATGAAGATCCCCCGCCAGGCCGATCTTGCCTGCGGAAACTGGGGTGTCATCGGTGACAAGGCCGGCAAGGCGACCTTCGTCGAGGTCTGCTCGGAGAAGGGGGCAAACCTCCTCGATGCAGCCGTGAAGGCCGGTGCGGTGAAGACCGAGGCGCCGAACCCGAAGGGTATCGAGATCCGCGGCAAAGTCGAGAGCGCGATGCTCAAACTCGGCGACAAGTGGCGGGCGCGCTACTTCGAGGAACTCGGCGAAGGCAAGGACCGCTTGAAGAAGATCATGGACGAGACGAGCCGGTGCATCAAGTGCTACCAGTGCATCGAGAACTGTCCGATCTGCTACTGCGTCGAGTGCAGCACGAAGAAGTCCTACCTGGTCGAGCCCGGTCAGGTCCCGCCGCCGTTCATGTTCCACCTGATCCGCTACGCGCACATCTCGGACTCGTGTATCAACTGCGGCCAGTGCGAGGAGCACTGCGCGATGGATATTCCAAACGCGCTCTTCATGCACGCCCTGCAGGTCGATCTCCAGGAGATGTTCGGCCACACCCCGGGTGTGGACATGGAACTCCCAGTGCTCGCGCTCGTCGAGGAGCAGGCGGAGCGCAAGCGGCTTGCCGACACCGGCAGCGACCAGATCTTCAACATCTTTGGGTAA
- a CDS encoding FHA domain-containing protein — protein MASNDDSRTLILDMETDDLEELSEYLDVLSSSTRLKILKIIERTPKTVREISAAIETSYENTKKHLDKLMSIGVIRKEAGLSRPTAKGVHPVWKYSLVPGGLEAITRSLGLFANLKLTLTDAMLAKKLAGVRETFAGEFAGLCPVLILLGGAEDGKVFPLEDESIAVGRADPAVPDPGRPGIVLGEDYAAVTRISRPHARLTQRQGVWFIEDCGSTGGTFVNGATLDQGRRRELNNGDLIELAKGAMGATLVFVVPGGTGAE, from the coding sequence ATGGCTAGCAACGACGACTCAAGGACACTGATCCTCGATATGGAGACCGACGATCTGGAGGAGCTCTCCGAGTACCTGGATGTGTTGAGCAGCAGTACACGCTTGAAGATCCTCAAAATCATCGAACGGACGCCAAAGACCGTTCGGGAGATCTCGGCCGCGATCGAGACGAGCTATGAGAACACAAAGAAACATCTCGATAAACTCATGAGCATCGGGGTTATCCGGAAAGAGGCGGGTCTCTCCCGGCCGACCGCAAAAGGGGTTCATCCAGTCTGGAAATACTCGCTCGTGCCCGGGGGGCTTGAGGCGATCACACGAAGCCTCGGGCTGTTTGCGAACCTGAAATTGACACTCACTGATGCCATGCTTGCAAAGAAACTCGCCGGAGTGCGGGAGACCTTCGCGGGAGAGTTTGCCGGACTCTGCCCGGTCCTTATCCTTCTGGGAGGGGCAGAGGACGGCAAGGTCTTCCCGCTCGAAGATGAGAGTATCGCTGTAGGCCGGGCGGACCCGGCCGTACCCGACCCTGGGAGGCCGGGGATCGTTCTTGGTGAAGATTACGCAGCGGTCACCCGCATCTCAAGGCCGCACGCCCGGCTCACCCAGCGACAGGGTGTCTGGTTCATCGAGGATTGTGGCAGCACCGGGGGCACGTTCGTCAACGGCGCAACGCTTGACCAGGGCAGGCGACGCGAACTCAATAACGGGGACCTGATCGAGCTTGCAAAGGGAGCGATGGGGGCGACTCTGGTCTTTGTTGTTCCCGGGGGTACCGGCGCCGAATGA